CGACGGCGTCGTACCGTGCTACACCGTGACATTGATACGTTCAACGGGGCTGAGTACGGCCGAAACCCCCGGGAGCAAAGAACTTATCCCGTGTGACCGCCGAACTGCACGTATCCCCGCGAGTACATTATGAACGAAGTCCAACTCGAAGTGGCGAAAGCGTACCCGAACGATTCGGGGCGCGGTATCGCCCGTCTCGACCCGGACACGCTTCTCCACCTGAAGCTCTCACCGGGCGACATCATCGAAATCGAAGGCGGTGAGACGACCGCTGCGAAGGTCTGGCGCGCTGACCGCCAGGACTGGAACACCGACACCGTCCGCATCGACGGCTTCACCCGCCAGAACGCCGACGTCGGCATCGGCGAACGCGTGACGATTCGGAAAGCCGAAGCGAAGAAGGCGAACAAACTGGTGCTCGCGCCGCCCGAAGAGGCGAGCGTCCAGTTCGGATCCGACGCCGCCGGAATGGTCAAACGCCAGATTCTGAAACGGCCGGTCGTCGAACGCGACATCGTTCCCGTGATGTCGAGTACGAACCACCCGTTCATGCGCTCGCCGGGCCAAGCGATTCCGCTCATCGCCGTTGAAACGGACCCATCGGGCGTCTGTCTCATCACCGAAGACACCGAGGTCGAACTCCGCGAGGAGCCGATTTCGGGCTTCGAGCGCGCGCAGGGCGGCATCACCTACGAGGACATCGGCGGCCTCCAGGGCGAGATTCAGCGCGTCCGCGAGATGGTCGAGTTGCCGATGAAGCACCCGCAGATCTTCAAGAAGCTTGGCATCGAGCCGCCGCAAGGGGTGCTTTTGCACGGCCCACCCGGCACCGGGAAGACCCTGCTCGCGAAAGCCGTCGCCAACGAGACCTCGGCGAGTTTCTTCTCCATCGCCGGTCCCGAGATCATCTCGAAGTACTACGGCGAGTCCGAACAACAGCTCCGCGAGATCTTCGAGGACGCCAAGGAGGAGTCGCCCGCCATCATCTTCATCGACGAACTCGACTCCATCGCGCCGAAGCGCGAGGACGTCACCGGCGAGGTCGAACGCCGCGTCGTCGCCCAACTGCTGACGATGATGGACGGTCTCGAAGCCCGCGGTCAGGTCATCGTCATCGCGGCGACCAACCGCGTCGACTCCGTCGACCCGGCGCTTCGCCGCCCCGGTCGGTTCGACCGCGAGATCGAAATCGGTGTCCCCGACGAGGTCGGTCGCAAGGAGGTTCTCCAGATCCACACCCGCGGCATGCCGCTGTCGGACGACGTGAACCTCGACCACCTCGCCGACGAGACCCACGGCTTCGTCGGCGCCGACATCGAGAGCCTGACGAAGGAAGCGGCGATGAAGGCGCTGCGGCGCTACCTCCCCGAGATAGACCTCGACGAGGAGGATATCCCGCCGAGCCTCATCGACCGGATGATCGTCAAACGCAAGGACTTCAGCGGCGCACTCGGCGAAGTCGAACCGAGCGCGATGCGCGAGGTACTCGTCGAACTCCCGAAGATATCGTGGGACGACGTCGGCGGCCTCTCCGACGCCAAGCAGTCGGTCAAGGAGTCCGTTGAGTGGCCACTAACGACGCCCGAGAAGTTCGACCGGATGGGAATCGAAGCACCCAAAGGCGTGTTGCTGTACGGCCCGCCGGGCACCGGCAAGACGCTGATGGCGAAAGCCGTCGCCAACGAGACGAACGCGAACTTCATCTCGGTGCGCGGTCCGCAACTGCTGTCGAAGTGGGTCGGCGAATCCGAGAAGGCGATCCGCCAGACGTTCCGCAAGGCGCGGCAGGTGAACCCGACTGTCATCTTCTTCGACGAACTCGACAGTCTCGCCCCGAGTCGAGGCCAGGAGATGGGCAACAACGTCTCCGAGCGCGTCGTCAATCAACTGCTGACCGAACTCGACGGTCTCGAAGAGATGGGCGACGTGATGGTCATCGGCGCGACCAATCGGCCGGATATGATCGACCCCGCGCTCATCCGCTCGGGTCGCTTCGACCGCCTCGTGCTCATCGGCGAACCCGACGAGGAAGGTCGCGAGCAGATTCTGAAGATTCACACGCAGAACAGCCCGCTCGCGCCGGACGTGAGCCTCCGCGAGATTGCCGAGATAACCGACGGCTACGTCGGCTCCGACTTGGAGAGCATCGCCCGCGAGGCGGCCATCGAGGCGCTCCGCGAGGACGACGACGCCGACGAGATCGAGATGCGGCACTTCCGGAAGGCGATGGAAAACGTCCGCCCGACTATCACCGAGGACCTGATGGACTACTACGAGCAGATGCGGGACCAGTTCAAGGGCGGCGGCCGCGATCAGTTCGCCGAACGCAGCGGCGGTCGGATCGGCTTCCAGTAGAACCTTTTACACTGCGCTCGGCCGCTTCGCGGCCTCGCTCGGTAAAAGGTTCATCAAAAGCACTCCTCCCTCATTTCGCTCGTTTCACTCGCTCCGTTCGGTCGTCGGCCCGCTCGCTTCGCTCGCGGTACGACTACTTGCGACGAATCCGCACGACACTACTCCTCGTCTTCGACGATCTCCACGTGCTCGCGTAGCCACGCCACCGCCGCGTCGACGGCTCCGGGGTCCTGACTCGTCACCTTGATCCGGTTGTACTCCTCGCCGCTTGTCGGATAGCTCCCGACTGCGACCTGATACTGGTCGCGGACCTGCGCGAGTTGGGAGGTCACCGCGCCCTCGGGCGCGGGGGTTCGGAGCGTCTGCGAGGTCACGTCGCCGCCGAACTCGTCGGCGACGAGTTCGAACATCGCGTGCATCTCGCTCGGGATGCCGGGGAAGACGTAGACGTTCTCCATCACGCATCCGGGCGAGAGACCCGTCGGGTTGAGAAGCGGCCGCGCGCCGTCGGGAATCGACGCCTGCGCGTCGGCGTCGATTTCGAGGTCGTAGTTCTCGGCGAGTTCAGGGTTCGCCTCGCGGAACGCGGCGACGGTTTCGAGCACGTCCGCTCTCGCGTCGGCGTCGACGGCAAGCGAGATATCGAACGCGGCCGCGACGCCGTCCATCGTCAGGTCGTCGTGCGTACCGCCGAGACCTCCGGTGACGACGACGGCGTCGTAGTCGTCGCTCCACTCGCGAACCGTCTCCGCGATGACCGACTCCACGTCAGGGACGGTGAGAATCCGCGTCACCGTCGCGCCTCGCTCGGTCAACTGTCGGGCCAACCACGTTGCATTCGTGTTCTCCGTGTCCCCGGCCAGTAATTCGTCGCCGACCGTGAGAATCGCCACGTCCATGTCCGCACTGCGTGCTACGACCGATTAAGCGTTGGTCCGACGGCAGGCAGGGCGGTGCGGAGAGTTCGAGTCGCTGCACCGCGAGCGAGTGAAACGAGCGAGCGGACCGAGGAGAGAACGGAAGCCGCGAAGCGGCTGGAGTGAACGACAAGTGCTTTTGATGCACCTTTTGCCGAGGGCGCGCGAAGCGCGCCTGCAGCGGAACAGGTGCTAGTAGATAAGTTCGTCGTCGTTCTCGATCATGTAGAGCGTCCGAGCGGCGATGTTGACCCCGTGGTCGCCGACGCGTTCGAGGTCGCGAATCGTCAGGAGGAGTCGGGAGACGTCCTGCATCCAGCTCTCGATGTCCACGTCGGCCGCGGCCTCGCCTTCGATGAGGTCGCGGACGACGATTTCGCTGGCGGCCTCGCACATCGCGTCGATTTCGTCGTCACGGTCCGCGATAGCGTAACAGGCGTCGGAGTCGTCGTCGGCGTACGCCGCCATCGCCTCGTCGAGCATTTCCAGCGTCAGGTCGCCGATTCGCTGGATGTCGACGTCGGGGAACACGTCGCGCTTGGCGCTCTTGGCGTACTGACCGAGGTTGGTCGCGAGGTCGGCGATACGTTCGAGGTCGGTGATGATCTTGAACGACGCCGCGATGAAGCGGAGGTCGCCCGCGACGGGCTGTTGGAGGGCGATGAGGTCGATGCACTGCTGTTCGAGGTCGAGGTACATCCGATTTATCTCGGCGTCGCCTTCGATTATCTCCTCGGCGAGTTGGTCGTCTTTCTGTTCGAGCGCGTCCATCCCCATCCGGAGGCGTTCGCTGACGACTTCGCTCATGTAGAGAACGTCCTCACGGAGAGATTCGAGCTGAGATTGGTATTCGTTGCGCGGCATACCTCCGACATGCGTCGGTCGGCGTAATGTATGTTGTGCCTTAAATGGAGGTGGCGAGTGAACTTCCAAAAAGAGAGGCACAATTCAGTACTTCGACGTAGCAGCAGGTGCGGTAACCGTGCGCTCGGACCAGCGGACGACGGGCGGAAGAGTGGCACTTCGCTCCGCGAGCGAACGGAGTTCCTGTGAGCGACCGCAGAGAATGAACAGGAGCACGGAAGAGGTTCGATCTTCCGGAGTGAGCGAGCAGGCCGAGGAGTGAGCGGAACGGAGTGAAGCGAACGACGAGTGTTTTTGATGAACCTTTTACCGAGTGAGTGCGGCGTAGCCGCCCGAACGCGGTTCGAGAGACGCCTGTGGCGTTTCTCGTCGTCTCGAAAGGCGCTGCGCGCCTTTCGGCGACAGCGTAAAAGGTTCTAGTAGATGAGCGCGTCGTCGCTTTCGACCATGTAGAGCGTCCGAGCGGCGATGTTGACCCCGTGGTCGCCGACCCGCTCGATGTCGCGGACTGTGAGCAGAAACCGATTCACCTCGCCGAACAGCGTTTCGTCCCGTTCGTCGGGGTCGGACTCGACGAGGTCGCGGACGACGAGTTCGCCGACGCGCTCGCAGAGACCGTCGAGTTCGTCGTCGCGGTCGGCGACCGCGTGGCAGGCGTCGGCGTCTTCGCGCGCGTACGCCGACAGCGCTTCTTCGACCATCTCGGCCGCGAGTTCGCCGAGGTCCTGCAAGTTCACGTCCGGGAACAGTTCGCGTTCCCGCGAGAGGAGGTAGCCGCAGAGGTTCGCCGCGAG
This genomic stretch from Haloprofundus salilacus harbors:
- a CDS encoding CDC48 family AAA ATPase; this translates as MNEVQLEVAKAYPNDSGRGIARLDPDTLLHLKLSPGDIIEIEGGETTAAKVWRADRQDWNTDTVRIDGFTRQNADVGIGERVTIRKAEAKKANKLVLAPPEEASVQFGSDAAGMVKRQILKRPVVERDIVPVMSSTNHPFMRSPGQAIPLIAVETDPSGVCLITEDTEVELREEPISGFERAQGGITYEDIGGLQGEIQRVREMVELPMKHPQIFKKLGIEPPQGVLLHGPPGTGKTLLAKAVANETSASFFSIAGPEIISKYYGESEQQLREIFEDAKEESPAIIFIDELDSIAPKREDVTGEVERRVVAQLLTMMDGLEARGQVIVIAATNRVDSVDPALRRPGRFDREIEIGVPDEVGRKEVLQIHTRGMPLSDDVNLDHLADETHGFVGADIESLTKEAAMKALRRYLPEIDLDEEDIPPSLIDRMIVKRKDFSGALGEVEPSAMREVLVELPKISWDDVGGLSDAKQSVKESVEWPLTTPEKFDRMGIEAPKGVLLYGPPGTGKTLMAKAVANETNANFISVRGPQLLSKWVGESEKAIRQTFRKARQVNPTVIFFDELDSLAPSRGQEMGNNVSERVVNQLLTELDGLEEMGDVMVIGATNRPDMIDPALIRSGRFDRLVLIGEPDEEGREQILKIHTQNSPLAPDVSLREIAEITDGYVGSDLESIAREAAIEALREDDDADEIEMRHFRKAMENVRPTITEDLMDYYEQMRDQFKGGGRDQFAERSGGRIGFQ
- the phoU gene encoding phosphate signaling complex protein PhoU, with translation MPRNEYQSQLESLREDVLYMSEVVSERLRMGMDALEQKDDQLAEEIIEGDAEINRMYLDLEQQCIDLIALQQPVAGDLRFIAASFKIITDLERIADLATNLGQYAKSAKRDVFPDVDIQRIGDLTLEMLDEAMAAYADDDSDACYAIADRDDEIDAMCEAASEIVVRDLIEGEAAADVDIESWMQDVSRLLLTIRDLERVGDHGVNIAARTLYMIENDDELIY
- a CDS encoding competence/damage-inducible protein A; translation: MDVAILTVGDELLAGDTENTNATWLARQLTERGATVTRILTVPDVESVIAETVREWSDDYDAVVVTGGLGGTHDDLTMDGVAAAFDISLAVDADARADVLETVAAFREANPELAENYDLEIDADAQASIPDGARPLLNPTGLSPGCVMENVYVFPGIPSEMHAMFELVADEFGGDVTSQTLRTPAPEGAVTSQLAQVRDQYQVAVGSYPTSGEEYNRIKVTSQDPGAVDAAVAWLREHVEIVEDEE
- the phoU gene encoding phosphate signaling complex protein PhoU, which translates into the protein MPREQFQRDLDELRDEVLAMGETVVARFRKTLSALETRDAERARSLAERDHEINEWYLRLESRCVDLLALQQPVAGDLRVVVASFKIITDLERIADLAANLCGYLLSRERELFPDVNLQDLGELAAEMVEEALSAYAREDADACHAVADRDDELDGLCERVGELVVRDLVESDPDERDETLFGEVNRFLLTVRDIERVGDHGVNIAARTLYMVESDDALIY